The nucleotide sequence GTATCATCAGGTACCTGTCCCCCACCCATGTTTAGCCGGTATAAGCTTTCAAAAGCCATTTTCTCGTCAATCGTGTATCCTGTCGTCTGATCAACAAATTTCAAGTCGCTACGGTTAAAATACAAATTTCCAGGCATGGAAACGATTTCAATACCGTTGATGAAGGCATAAGAGTTGGGTGAGGGCGTAAAGGTAACGTTCAGGGTTTGTATATCTTTTACATAGATCATGAATTCCTTAACAAGGTTTGGAACAGGGGGACCATCAACTCCTGCATCGGACCGGGTCTTTGCCAGAAAGGAGGCAGTTAGGAAAGCACTGAAGTTGGTTAAGAGAGAGAAGCCATTGGATGACACTGAGAAATAAGAATGTTCAGGGTTGAGGCTGGAGTAAGTGGCAGGATAGAAATATAGGCGGAGGAATTTGGGACCTTGGGACACAGGAAATGTGTAAGTGAATGAAGAAGTGTTAAATATTCTAGCAGAAGAATAAGGGGTTTGGGGTACTGAAGAATCTGGATTGCATTTAGATGAAAATGAAGTGGCGATGATATTGGAAGGCACGAATTTGGAATTCTCATCACCATCCCATTGTTATGGACTAATACCATTGCAAGGTATgggacttgtcccacatcggttgtatgggcaactgatgtggggtttatataccaaatgtGCTCTTTCACCCAccagactagtcttttgggttgtgttctcctgtttggtatgtaacattggtatcagagccagaacTCGGAGTGGTGGCCCACGGAGTGGTGGCCTGGAGAGAGCCAGCCGTGACCAACGAGGCTCGGAGTGGTGGCCCATGGAGTGGTGGCCTGGAAAGAGCCAGCCGTGACCAACATGGACATTGGCCCTTAAGGAGGGTCGATTGTTATGGACTAATACCATTGCAAGGTATgggacttgtcccacatcggttgtatgggctctctcacccaccagactagtcttttgggttgtGTTCTCCTGTTTGGTATGTAACACCCATCTCCGGTCCGAAGTGGTTGTGGAGGAGGATGAACCGCAGTCGATGAAGAAGCGATCGGTGGCATGGTATGGTTGCGCAGTGGTGGAGCAGAAGAGAAGGACCACAGAAAAGAAGGGTAAACAGAAGGATAACATGGTTGTTGAAAGGGGGTATGTTTTTATAAATCATGAAAGCAGTCGTCATAATATATTTACACTTGCATCAAGAGTAGACTTGGAACGTCTTCTCGGTCTTCTCTTAGAATAAGTCCACAACTAATTATACAGTTATACGTTGTGCGTTAGGAGCTGTATAGATAGAGACATGTTTACTTGATGTTAATTTGTGTGGAACGAACACATTCTTCTGACGATTACTGGTTCAAGTTGTCATTTGTTTCAAGGAAGATGCTTTGTATCACTTTCAATagcaaaaatagaaaaaaaaaaaaaaaaaaaaacaaaacaaaacagtaGAGATCTAAACTTGGGGTTAGGATTAATTATAACGTCTTCTAAAAATAAGGAATCGTAAGAAGGTCATCAAACGTACTCTAATTGACCTCAATTAAGCGGCATTGAAACTGTCTTATCAAACTCTACGatgtgagattttaggtttttgtttttagatgtttaGAGCATttctcatccaatccatcaaattatacatacattccactaaatacaactcctatatcaatatattttcactaaaaacaaatactttttctctctcattttcaattaaataatattatcattacatttttctctctccttcactcacaaccactttcaatatatattaaaaaaattatactgggtgaacagtgtcccccaaatatacagatgaagagtaacattttctctctcctccactcacaacaaTTTTTTATACCCTTTAGAATATAAAAACTACccctcacatattttgatggtttggatgagaatgctcttacTTTGTAGATTTTAGACTTTTTTTTACATTattgtgtctttttatttattattgtgtCTGTTCTATTTGCTCGTTGTTTACATTattgtgtctttttatttattttaaagtctTATCCCACCCCAAGATGCCAAACTATAATATTTGGACTACCATTTTCAACATGccaaaagaaagaagaaaaaaaagggTTTTTAGAGATATGGCTCTAGAGCAGCCTGTCTATTCTCTTTCATATAACACTACAAGAAATCGGACCTTTAGCGACGACCCAAAAAAGACTTTTCGCGACGAAATTCCGTCTCTGTAACCTATTGCGACCAAACTTGGTCGCAACAGGGTCGTTGCTATTGATCCGTCGTAACAGGGTGCAATTTTCATCGCTATAAAGGCGTCGCTATAGATTGACTTACAGCGACTATTTTTAGTCTCTATAGAGTTTTTACAATTTTCTGCAATTTCACCTTTAAAGACTAAATTTGGTCGCTATATGttttttacaaatataatttttttttttcctaTGGACACTAAATTTAGTCGCTATAGggtttttacaaatataatatttttCTACTACAAACACTAAATTTAGTCGCTATAGTGTTTTTACAAATATAAGATTTTTCTCCTATAGAGACTAAATTTAGTCGTTATAGGTTGCAGATGGAGTGTCACTGATTGCAACTACATTTCGTCGCTATTGTTgaaaaattttgatatttttttttctaattttccAGGTTACCTAAATTAAAAGCTGTAAACATCAATGCGTTCAAACAACaaattttaaaatcaaactaAGGTCAATTCTAATATAATAGCCATAACATCTAAATACTTAAAAGTTGCAATATATCATTAAAATACATTCTTCCAAGCAAAACGAAACTAAGTTAAACAaattcatcatcttcttgttcCTCCTCTTGTTCCTCTTCttgatcatcttcttcttcaagtGGAAATGACGAGCCAGGAAGTACCAACTTCAATATATGTTCATTTGTGCTTTCAAAGCCGCATTATCTTTTCGCAACTTCTCATTAGCTTCTTCTTATTTTCGCCAACGCTCATCCCTATTTACATTAGGGAATAGTTCGGGTGTTACACTTTTCAAAACTCGTTCAATGCCCCGTAAGTGAGAATGGCGAGTCCCTAAAGCTTTTTTAAGACACCCCACTTGATCAACCGCCATTTCATCCCCACCCGAGCACGGCAATGATCTATTATACTCTTCTTCAATGTTTTCCTGCATTTAACaataaaatatacatacattaaATGCTTTACGAAAATCCGGCAGCATAACCACTATAAAATGGATAACCGGTCTGTTACAACAATATCAATAATATCCCGAACCCATTTTTGTATCCTTAAATTACAATTTACAagtttaaacgggtcaaaaaatGATACAACTTACCCAAGCATGTTTTGCATTGTCGTTAATCCATTTGCCTTTCTTATAATGCATTTCTTTCCAACCTTTAACATAGCGGGCTAGCCCGGTTTCTTTAACCTCTAAACAAAAGCATGGTCAGCTCTCTTAATAACCCACTTCAATTCCGATATATAAACTACAGGTCACAAGAACATGGTTAGCTCTGTTATTTCTAactgtaagtttttttttttttttgtgggctTTTGTAAACAGAATATGATATGCTATATCAATTAAGAGACGGGTTGGTCATGCATTATTTGATCTTTGTATGTTATAAGATTGTGTACACTTTCTTTATAAAATAAATTACAAAGTTGAAATTATTTGATTATGATCATGTTAAGGTTTTTCTCGGATGGCCAAAACAGTTTTTTACACTTTCATATCATGATGGCCAAAACAGTTTTTTACTCTTTCATATCATGATGGCCAAAACAGTTTCATCATCCGAGAGTGTATAGACATGAAGGTATGCATTCTGCACAAAATTTCTCAGTTGTAGTTTGATTCTCTACATTACAAAATGCCAGTATCCTACAACATATATTTTCGAATTATAATTGTGTGACCCAACATATGACTACTGATTCAAAAAAGTAATTTTGTACGAGTAGTTACCTCTTTGTGTCGCCTATTGGCAAGAGATTGACTCCCGTGATAACTTCCATAAAGTTGTTTTGCTCTGTTTgccttattttttttttcagaatgATTCATATACGCGGGAGTTGTGAACAAGCCGTCAATGAGCTTACACCATGCTTCTGGATTCATTGACTAGGGGGTGTTTCTTTGCCTCTTCAACATCTTTATAACCTCCATGCTTATCAAAATGTTTTTTCATTCCTGCCTTTCTGTCCTTGAAACGGCTTGCACATTCTACTTGTATCCCTTCCTTGATTGCATCCCAGTGCTCCGTATTTTGGAAACATTTTATATCAAAATAGTGCTGCCAAATGAAGAAAGCAGAAAAAAAACTGAATGTTACTGAATTgaaataaaaatattaatttgTATCCTTACAGCTAGGGCTGTCCTTTTTACCCGAAACCCGACCCAAACCCAATATAAAGGATTCCCCGAAGAACCCGAACccaaatatgtcacacccccaaaagaccacatgcggaaacccccgcgaggcgtgtgacgtaccaggatccaagcaaccaatcacattgaactcataaatatatttaaataaaactttcattcattaacataaagggTTACAAACGTTACATATCTTTCATTGCGTATAGCGGAAGCAaaactcatttgttaagtgtttagtaaaccatgtgtACATAAATCATTTAGCTTGTGTTGAGGTTCCATGTATcatgacccatgaccactccagcatcccaaacagcaagtcccaatgatataaacctacaacccgcaagcatgcagacaagtgtgtcagacgaccctggtgagttcaaagttttgttaacgcgtttagttaccaggtacgtgtataaaacagttcaacagttcaatagttcaataatttgatttgatgttgttattaacacgattaccgcagatggctacaagatgtatttacccaaccccaatgtctctatcaaaacattggtcatgctttaaggaaattagttcacgcccgtcctccccggtacggtgtgagggtgccaaacctaatagcgctatcaactaataacctcgttccCTCCCCgacaactgtcggtagatgtaaggggtcttatgtgatagaaactgagtataataacaaacatcccaataaacaagcgttcctccccggaacgttacccgatatccctcctcGGGATGCATggttggaaaaagagcagtgaactcacctgagattgctcggTTTGTTAATCTACTTTACCAATTCCCaattggtcaaccaaaccctaccgtggttaccaaagataATCAGTTTCGGAATCATTCATGTCATACATCAACATACAACAAATCACGCACGATTACACAGAATGCTTTTATCATAAAATCATGGCATGACAAGTATCGGTACTTAATTTAAAACAACTAGCATACACAACCCATTATTCTAATTAACATTCTCAGTTAAAGTAATTCAATGACGACATATGCGACCCACTATTGATTTTCAGTTCCCAAAGTCTAGTCACAATATAACAGTTTGATCACTTATATTCCCTTAATAAAAAATTCAATTACATTTGATTACTTGAACATCCAAGTCCCATGTGCGGCCCACTTATTTATCCATTTGTTTACAATTAATCAAACACATGTATGATTGAGACTTGGTTGGTTTTATTCGATAACTTGAACATGTGCAGACCATTTAAATTGCATTAATCACATACATCCATCATGACACAAAATCAATCAATCATAGTAATTATATATCCCAACATCACGTGACTGTTTACATGCATGCATAAGAATATTGTACTGACCTCACCAAATCATTACTCCATGCAACCCTAACACCATGATCATTAGAGTGTTTAACACGTGGCCTATATCATAAATACTATCAACACTCAAACATCTCAATCATTATACAATTCATGTTCATTACAGCGGCAATGTCGACAAAACAAACCCTTACCATAGATCCCCAGCAAGCATCACGCAACATTAAATTCATCCGTAATTCAGAACTCATCCTAATTAGAAACATACCACCGATTCATGCATAAACAATTCATGGACAGAAATCAAACTATAATCGGCCCAAAGATCATACAACATCTTTTATTAACATGAATCTTGAAGCAGTGATTTAACAATACGCAACACGTTCACATcggaaaaaaaaatcattatttaACATTAAACATGTCATCAATAGTTTCTGCCTATCGGCCATACATCGGAGATAAACAGGAGCAATCAAGCAACATTAATCATACTATACTAACAGACATCAATCATGTAATAACACTCAATTATTAACATTGTTACCCTAATCTTCGATCTTCAAGAACATATATATACAATAACTATATGTTTATTAACATATGAATGAACACCGTGAAACAAGCATAACTGACTAACCAAGAGGTTGATACTCGCAAGATACTAAGGACGATCTCCAAGAGAAGGATACTTCAACAACATGGTGGAGGAGTCTACTGCCGTATGCACTCTTGGGAAAATAGGGTTTTTATTTGAGTTTTTAATTCAATCAGTATCATACTATGTATACATATGTGCAAAGAATTGGACGGCTTATTCACTTGGCCGAAATATGGGCTTAAGCCCATACACTTGGGCTGCCAAACCCAATGGCAAGAATGGCGGCTGTTTGGGCTTCAAGTCACCTTGAATTTTCTTTGGGGCTCCTCGGGTTTGAATGCAGCCCACTAAATTAACGATCTACACGAAACACAAAAGTGTGGCCCAACAGTACTAACATATACAAGTCTAACCAGGTTATCGAAAACGTTAAACAGAATTATATAAGTACGGAGCGTGTAACACAACAACGAGTAATAACAAGGAGTTAGGATCACAAGGTTAAACgttactaaccttgaaagttcaggttgtcacatcatcacCAACTTGacagaaattttgtcccgaaatttgataagtaagcaCGGAGAAATGAATTGACAAATCAAGATTGTTGCAAATTTtccccaggtgccacatcatccccaacttgaagaggaatttcgtcccgaaattcaccagtagtACCAGAATTAGATTGATTGACAGgaaaaagttgaggatatttgagcttcatctgatcctcacgctcccacgtgaactccggtccacgtcttgagttccaacgaacttctcACAATCATGATACGACTATGTtgacgaaccttgacttcctggtccatgCGTTCGATAAATTCCTCCAGTAAAGGTATCGCACGTGTTTCATCCGACAACCACTGCCTTAGATCCGAAACATAATGACATCGCGTATGTTATCCgattcgtcgggtaactcgagtttgtagctTACGCTACCGATTCCTCCCAGACTGTTGAATGGTCCACCGTGACGTCAGTTAAGCTCGCCATGCTTCCCAAGCATTCCACACCCTCCTAGGGTGAGACTTTCACCCCGatacgatcgcctacagcgaTCTTCCAGTGTTTCCTGAGTTTATCAGCTTTCCTGAGGGTCACGCGTTACCGCCAATCGACTCCCGATCGAAACAACCTCCtcaagagtttcgagtaccagtcctggaccagtaattaagttgtcaaccatcccagtctaacaagaaggttggcattattgtctatgCAATGCCTCAACAGAGTTGTCTGGTTACCAAATGATAACTACCGCAGTAGTACTCAACCATAGGTAAGAGTCCTTCCAATTTGCACCAAAGccagtcacacacatgctcgcagcatgtcttcgagtgccaggagagttcgttttctctgatcgtttgcccaacagcgataagcaatgctctggtcctgacgttagccaagggtgttgtgtattgcctgacataaatcatgcatagctcaaattcagaggtaacaggagttggcacctcgtacctaaaagccgcctctctcagaggaacattcacaactgtgaagactcgtcagttttcttaattgcaagaaagtgtgttggtaacttgagtccatcaatgatcacccaggtgataatgtttctATTTCGAGTCCATCAATTCTCTTTTCCATACATGTGTTTCTGGTTGCCACtatcccaccttgactttcctACATGTCAAACTTCGTTCCCATGTGTGGCTATGGGGGCATTCAGGCCCGGTCACCCGTACATGGTCTACAGGTTTAAtacatcctatcaaaactcaaatgAGTAGGATATCGAGGCCCGTGTGCTTCGCCTGCACCAGTCCCCTAAGGTTGCTGtagtgaggtccatattcgtcccatgaagtagcaaatatcgtccgacctgccaaaggttgcttccccatgccccacATCGGTCAATCTTGAAaactctcttccttcagttcctCAGTTTGAAcaagcgagtctgatcaggtatgttaaAGTCGATAGCGAgatgcaaagctcgtgcacgtccaggtttcacggtcgtattcattcaaaagttcTATCATgcgatgccattaactgatttagctctttcAAAACCAGGGTACacaggaggcccttgtgatcggtctaagtaacgcgttcggtaccgtccaagtaatgcctccaagtaaatccgaagaccacggtttccaccgccggttgtgtgtcgtgcagttcctctttgtAACTCAATTACGTAggtcatcactctctcgtgttgcgtcgacgTGTAACTAGGGCTCTGATTCGAACCATAATGATATACCACTGAGTCACCCGCACCCTTGGGTAAAGACGATGCTTAGcgcattgcagagttgggattcgaaagctgaaaagacgtcctcctgttttgtctttcaCGAACATAGCACTCTATTGTGCTAAAAAGATttaagctgcgcgatcttcgaaaatcctgtgGTGAATCTGCGATAGAGTCTagtgtgaccaagaaattgctgcatcctcgaagggatctttggtgccAATCGGTTTCTAACagaatggatcttagcgagatccccCATGCGTTCCACTCGTTGATTTCATGGCCAAAAATGTACCTTTCGAATCCAGTAGTCACATTTATCAAGACTTCGCGCGGTGTGGCTCCTTCCCCCAGGAGCTCCCAAATAAGTTGCAAAGCTGCCCATGATGTTCTTTTCTCCAGGAAATGATCCAAAACGTCATCGATAAACACAGCCGGTTTATGtgatccataaagctgctggtgtgttgattaactcaatggtcatggtgtacaaagtcACACTGGCCGTATTGCGTTCACTATGCCGTTCCAAgaacattctccccttggacttccataTGATAATAGCTCATTTTGTTAGTcaatcctcgaatggaagcttgtCCCTCGCAACTGGTCAACAGGGTGTTACTACATGGTCGAAGCGAACGGTTCTCAACTGTCACCTTGCTGGGTTcccgataatcagtacacatacgaaaaggcttatcttcacgggtat is from Helianthus annuus cultivar XRQ/B chromosome 9, HanXRQr2.0-SUNRISE, whole genome shotgun sequence and encodes:
- the LOC110901511 gene encoding uncharacterized protein LOC110901511; translation: MNPEAWCKLIDGLFTTPAYMNHSEKKNKANRAKQLYGSYHGSQSLANRRHKEVKETGLARYVKGWKEMHYKKGKWINDNAKHAWENIEEEYNRSLPCSGGDEMAVDQVGCLKKALGTRHSHLRGIERVLKSVTPELFPNLVLPGSSFPLEEEDDQEEEQEEEQEDDEFV